Sequence from the Acuticoccus sediminis genome:
CTGCCGGCGCCGCGGCGCACGCTCTGGTGGCGCTCAGATCCGCTGCCCGGCCTCGATGCAGGCCGCCGCCTGCCGGACGACCTAGACGCGGCGGCAGCGACCCTTACCGCCGGGCTGGGCGAGGACGACGAGCCGGCAATCCTCGACGACCGGCCGCCGAACCCGTGGGAGGGCATCGGCCCGCACGGACAGGGCGGCGAGGGTATGATGGGCGGCACACCCTACGGCCGGCCGATGCCCATGACCGCCGACGACCTGCGCGATGGGCTCGCGCTCGATCCCTATTCGGCGATGTTCGGGCCATATCTCGCCGCCTTCCCGCCGGGGCTTTCGCTCAGGATCACGCTTCAGGGGGACGTCATCCAGTCGGCCACGCCCATGTCGGCGCCCTATACGCAGGATGGGTTCGCCGCGACGCCGCACTGCGCCCTCGCCCGCGTGCTGCGCCTCATGGAGCTGCCAGCGCTTGCCGAGCGTCTGGTGCGTGCGGCCGCGGCGGATCCGGACGCGCCGAGGCCTAGACTGGCACGCGCCGTCCGCTGGTCCGGCTTGCTCGCGGCGATCCCGCCGGGGCTCGGGGCTGTCGGTGGCCGAGATGTGCGCGGGCGCGTCCGCGGGTTGATCGATGCGCTAACGAAAGGCACCCGTCGGGACGATGACGCCGTTCCGGACCTTGCCGGGCTTCTGCCGGGGCTCGAATGGCAGGAGGCGGTGCTTTGCCTGGTGAGCTTCGATCTCGCGCGGCTGCGTGAAGCGGCGGTGCCCCCGGCTGCGGCGCACGGGGGGAGAGCGGCAGCATGAGCCTCGCGGCGGTCCCGGCACTCTTCGTCTTCCTCGCGCTCGGAGCCGCGTTGGCCGCGGTGCTCGACGCAATGGCGCGGGCTGCGGTGGCGGGCGCCCCCGTCGCGCAGGCCGCCGGCGCTCCGTTTCGTGTCGGCCGGGCGCTCCTTGCCCGGCAGACCATTTCAACCGAAGCGCCAGACCGGGCGAACTGGCGGCTCGCTCCGGCGTGGTATGGCGCGCTCGCGGCGGTGGGTCTTTCGGTGGTGCCATTTGCCGATGGCCTCGCGCTGGTGCAGCTGCCGAGCGGCATCGTGCTGTGGGGCGCTGTCGAGGCGCTGACGGTTGTCGTCGTCTTCCTGCACGGCTGGTCGCCCAACGCGCCGTTCCCGCTGATCGGCGCCTATCGCTACGTGGCGACGGGGCTACCCGTGATGCTGCCGTCGATGTTCGCGCTGATCGCGGCGGCGCTGCCGGCCCGCTCGCTCGACGTGGTGGCCATCGTAGAGAGCCAGCGCGGGATGTGGAACCTCGTGCCCCAGCCGCTCGGCCTGCCGCTGTTCCTCATCGTCGGCCTCTCCCTCACCTTGCGCGGGCCGATGGACTATGCCGATTCCGCCGACCTTTCCGGCGGCACCAGCGCGGAAGACTCCGGCGCCGCCCGCGCGCTCTGGCAGGCGGCGCGGCTCGCCATGCTCGTCTCGTTCGCGGCGATGGGCGCGACGGTCTTCCTCGGCGGCCATCTCGGCCCGGTGCTGCCGGGGCCGCTCTGGCTGGCCCTCAAGACAGCGATCGTGATGGCGCTGCTGGTGGCCCTCACCCACCTCGTGCCGCGCATGCCGGTCTCGCGCATGGTGACGCTCCTGTGGGTCGTCCTCCTGCCGCTGTCGTTCCTCCACCTCCTGCAGGCCGGGCTGGCGGCGCTATGGCTGTGACGGACATTCTGTTCATCGCGCTCTCGGCGCTCGCGCTCTGGGCGGGCTGGCGGGTCTTCCGCGTCGACTCCATGGTGCGGGCGAGCTTCTGGCTCATGCTCTCCTTCTTCGCCGTGGGCGGGATCGCGCTCTTGTTGTCGGCGCCCTATATCGGCGTCGCCACCGTCTTCATGATGGCGGTGGAGATGATGGTCATGGCCCTCTTCATGGTCATGTTCATGATGAACCCTGCCGGGCTCAACCCGATGCAGATGGTCCACCAGCATCGCCTGTCGATCGCCGCCGGTGCGCTCGCCTTCGCCGGGCTCGCCGCTGCCGTGCTTCTCACCGAGCTGCCCTCCGACCCTGTCGCGGCCGACACGCGCGTGGTCCACGATCTCGGCATCGAGCTTCTGGGCTCGTCCATGCTGATCTTCGAGACGGCCGGCGTCACGCTGCTCGCCACGATGGTCGCCGCCGTCATCCTGTCTGCCAGGAGCGGGCGCTACGGCGACGCATGGGAAGGCGCCGTGCCGCCGGGGCTGGAGCCGGGTGGCACCCCCGCCGGCCGCGTACCGGACGAGGAAGGTGGCCACCATGCCCACCATGGCCACGACGACGGCGGGCACGGACACGGCGGTCACCACCACGGGGGGCACGCATGACCTTGGCATCCGTTCTCATCGTCGCCGCCGGGCTCGTCGGGATCGGGCTCTACGGGGCGCTGTCGCAACAGTCGTTCGTGATGCTGATGATGGGCATCGAACTGATGCTGAACGGCGCGCTGCTGGCGACGCTCGGCTTCTGGTCATTCGCCCTCGGCGGCGCGCCGGAGGGGCAGCTTCTCGCCATCCTCATCATGGCAGTGATGGCGGTCGAAATGGCGGTGGGCTTCGCGCTGGTGGTCGCGGTCTACCGCGCCCGGCAGGCTGACGTCATCGAGAGCCTAGGGACGCTGAAGGAATGATGCTCGCCCTCGTCGCCGCCCTCCCCGTCCTCTCCGGTTTCGCCCTCGTCCTCGCCGTGCCGGAGCGTAGCCGCGCACTCGCCGCCGCGGCTGGCCTCGTGCTCGCGCTGGTCGTCGCGCTCGCCGCGGCGGTCGCCATCGCGGACGCTCGCCTCGCCATCGTGTGGACGGGCGCGCTTGGCCTTCATGCAGGGCTGACGCCGCTGTCGGCGGTGATGCTCGTCCTCGTGCCGCTTGTCGCCCTCCCGGTCACCGTCCACGCCGCACTGAACGAGGAGGAACCCGCGCTCGCCCGCCTTGTCGGGCTGATGCTGGTGTTCGTCGGCGGCATGGAGCTGGTCGTGATGGCGGACGACCTGCTGACGCTTCTCATCGGATGGGAGGTGATTGGCGCGGCGTCCTGGGCGCTTGTCGCCCACCGCTGGCGGGACAGCCACGCCGTTTCGTCCGGCGCCTGGGCCTTCCTCGTCACGCGCACCGGCGACGTGGGGCTGTTCCTCGCCGTGATGGTACTGTTCGCCGCCACGGGTTCGCTGGGCTTCGAGGCGCTCGGCGAACTCGCCGGGTGGCCCCTCGCCCTCGCGGCCAGCGGGCTGCTCGTCTCGGCGGCGGCGAAGGCGGGGCAGGTGCCGTTCTCGCCGTGGCTCTTCCGCGCGATGGACGCGCCGGCCTCTGTCTCGGCGCTGCTGCACGCCGCGACGCTCGTCGCCGCCGGCGCCTACCTCGTCGCGCGGGTGGAACCTCACCTCGCCGGCACGGGATTCGGCGACGTGGCCATAGCCGTCGGCCTCGTTACCGCGATCGCCGGCGGTGTGGTCGCGATGCTGCAGAACCACGTCAAGAAGCTGCTCGCAGCCTCCACTTCGGCGCAGCTCGGCCTCATGTTCGTCGCGGCGGGAGCGGGATACCCGGCCGTCGCGATCCTCCACCTCGTCGCCCACGCGCTCTACAAGGCGCCGCTGTTCCTCGCTGCCGGGCTCGCGCACGAGATTCGCGGCACCTACGCGCTCCATCGCCTCGGCCTCGGCAGGTCCACGCCGCTTCTCGCGCTGGCGGCTCTGGCCCCTGCGCTGGCGCTCGCCGGCGTGCCGCCGCTGGGCGGAGCGTGGACGAAGGAAGAGATCGTTTCCGCCGCGGGACATGCGAGCCTTTGGCTCTCGCTTCTCGTCACCCTCGCTGGCGGGCTGAGCGCAGCCTATGCGACGCGATACCAGAGGCTCGCCTTCGGCCGCGGGGCGGAGACGCCGCGCGACCGGCTCCCCTCCGTCGCCGCTCTCGCGCCGATCCTTGCGCTGTCAGCGGCTTCGCTCGGCCTCGCTGTCCTGTGGTTGCCGGCTGTTTCCGAGCGGGTGGCGCGTTGGCTGGGGGGCGAGGTTCCGGCCGGGACCGTCCTCGAGCTTGTCCTCTCGCTCGCGCTGGTCGCGGTCGGGATCGTTTTCGGCCTCGCCCTCGCGGCCCGCGCGCCGCGTCTCGGCGCCGAGGGGCGAAGCGCGGCCTTCTCCGACTGGCTGGGCCTGCCCTGGCTCCTCGAGCATGCCATTGCCCGGCCGGTGCAGGGGCTGGCGCACCACCTCGGGCGGATCGACGACCGCGCGCTTGACGCCCTGCCGCGTGCGGTGCGCGACGCGTCGGCGGCCGTGCCGCAGCGGCTGGCCGCGGTGGACAACGCCGTGGTCGACGGCGGGGTGCGCCTCGCGGCCGCCCTCTGGCGGTGGCTGGCGCGCGTGCTCGACCGGTTCGGCGAATTGGGGGCGGAGGGGCTTCCCTCCGGCAGCGCCTTCCTCGTCGGCCTCGCCGGGGCGGAAGCGCGGCGGGTGCAGACGGGCTTTTCTCACCACTATTACGTGATCCTCGTGGCGGGCCTCCTCGCGGCGGTCGCCGTGCTCGCGATCGGAGCGTGACATGCTGACACTTGCCATCTTCCTCCCGCTCGCCGGCGCTCTCGTCCTCCTCACCGCGCCCGGGCTGACGGAGCGAACCCTGCGCCAGCTCGCGGTGGCGCTCGCCGCGGTGCCGTTCCTCCTGCTTCTGGTGGCGTGGACGCGGTTCGATACCGGCGGCGCCGCCTTCCAGCTCGTGGAGGAGGCGCCATGGGTGCCGGCGCTCGGCGTCGCCTGGCGCGTCGGCGTCGACGGCATCTCGCTGGCGCTGGCGTTGATGACGGCGCTGGTGTTCCTCGCCGCCGTCGCGTGGCCGATGGAGCGCGCCGAGCGGGTGCGCCAGTACTACGCCTGGTTCCTGTTCCTGGAGGCGATGTCGCTCGGCCTCTTCCTGACGCTCGACCTCCTGTTTTTCTACGTCTTCTTCGACCTCTCGCTGGTCGGCATGTTCTTCCTGATCGGCCGGTGGGGGCACGGCGAGCGGCAGGCGGCGGCGCTAAAATTCTTCATCTACACCTTCGTCGGCTCCCTCGCGATCCTGCTCGCCATCATCGCGCTCGTCCTGTCGACGGACCCGCTCACCTTCGACATGCGAACCCTCATCGCCGAGCAGCCGCTGGCCGGCGCCGGGCCGATGGCAACGCTCGTCTTCCTCGGCTTTGTCGCCGGCTTCGCGATCAAGACGCCGCTCTTCCCGGTGCACACCTGGCTTCCGCCCGCGCATGTCGACGCGCCCGGGCCGGCCTCGGCGATCCTCGCGGCCGTGCTCCTCAAGATGGGCACGTACGGGATGGTGCGCATGCCGCTCCAGATGCTGCCCGAGGCGTTCGCGGCCTATGCGCTGCCGCTTGCGGTGCTGGCGCTCGTCTCGATCCTGTGGGGCGCACTGGTCGCCTTCGGCCAAACCTCCATTAAGCGGCGGATCGCCTACACCTCCGTCAACCACATGGGCTACACGGTGCTCGGCATTGCCGCGGCGGGGGCGCTTCTGTCGGGCGAGGAGGCCGCCCGGCAGCTCGCGCTGACAGGCGCTGTGGTGGAGATGGTGGCGCACGGCCTCATCACCGGGGCGCTGTTCCTGATCGCCGGCGGCATCTGGGCGCGGGCCGGGACCTATGAAATGGACCGCTTCGGGGGCCTCGCCGCCGTCGCCCCGAAGCTGACAGTGGCGACGGTGGTGGCCGCCTTCGCCAGCCTCGGCCTGCCGGGCCTCGCTGGGTTCGTGGCCGAGGTGCAGATCTTCGTCGGCACCTTCGCGGTGTTCCCGTGGCTCGCCGCGATCGGACTTCTGGGCATCCTCGTCACCGCGGCGCTGTTCCTGACGATGCTGCGGCAGGTCTTCTTCGGCCCGCTCGCGCAGGAGCGGCGCGCGTTCCCCGACGTCGGCCGCGTCGAGCTCGCGGTGCTGGCGGGGATGATGGCGCTGGTGATCCTGATCGGGGTCTATCCGACGTGGCTGCTCGACATGGTGAACGCGGCGACCGGCGCCATCGTCGCCTCGGCCGCACCCGCAAACGGGGGCTGAGGCAATGCCCGTCGGCGACCTCGCACCGGAGATCGCCGTCCTTCTGACGGCGGCCGCGGCGCTCCTCTTCGCATCGTTCGTGTCGCGGTCGTGGCACTGGTTTAGCGCCGTGATCGCGCTGTCCGGCCTCACCGTCGCGGCCATCCTGCTCGCCCAGCAGGTCGGCCGCACCGGGACCACCTTCAGCGGCACCTGGGCCATCGACGGCGCGAGCGTCTGGGCGCGGTTCGCGATCCTCGGCGCGAGCGGCCTCTGCATCATGATCTCGCCCGGCTGGTTCGCCACCGACAGGCGGCACGGCGAGGTCTACACGATGTTCCTCCTCTCCACCCTCGGCGCGATGGCGCTCGCCGGCGCGGCAGACCTCCTGCAGCTTGTCGTAGCGGTGCTGCTGTCGTCCGTCACCGGCTATACGCTGGCCGCCTACCATCGCGGGTGGGCGATCTCGGTGGAGGCGGGGATGAAGTACTTCCTCGTCGGCGCGCTGGCCAACGCCGTGCTGGTGACCGGTGTCGTCCTCGTCACCGGCATGGCGGGCGCGACGGGCTACGAGCCGCTCGCATCGGCCTTCGCGGCCGGCCTGGAAGCGTCGCCGCTGCTTCTCGCCGGCCTCGCGATGGTGGTCGTAGGCATCGCCTACAAGCTGGGCGCCGTGCCGGCGCACGCCTGGGTGCCCGACGTCGCGGAGGGAGCGCCCGTGCCGGCGGCCGCGTTTCTCACGATCGTGCCGAAGATCGGTGCGGCGGTGGCGCTCGCCCGCCTCGTCGCCGTGGTACCGCCCGACGCGCTGCCGATCCGCTCGCTCGTCGCCATCCTCGCCGCCGCCACGATGACGCTCGGCAATCTCGCCGCGCTGTGGCAGGACGATGTGCGCCGGCTGATCGGCTGGTCCTCGGTCAGCCAGGCCGGCTACGTGATGATGGCGGTCGCGGTCATCGGGCTCGACGCGGGGGCCGTTCACGCCCTCCTTGCGATGGTCGGCGCCTATGCGCTCGCCAACCTCGCCGCATTCGCCGTGGTGGCGGACCTTCGCGGCCGCACGGCGCTGGTCGACTATCGCGGCCTGTTCGCGGCCCGGCCGCTCGACGCGCTCGTCCTGACGCTCGCCTTCCTGTCGCTGGTCGGGATCCCGCCGACCGTCGGGTTCTTCGGCAAGTTCACGGTGTTCAGCGTGACCATCGGCGCGGGCTACGGCTGGCTCACGCTCGTCGCGGCGGTCAACACGGCCGTCTCGCTGGCCTACTACGGCCGGGTCCTGAAGCACGCCGCATTCGAGGAGCCGGCAGGGACGATGGCGCGCCTGGACAGTGCGACGCTCACCGGAGTCGTCGCATCCGGCGCGGCGATCGTGGCGCTCGGTCTTGCCGCCGGGCCTGTCCTCGGTGGGCTGGTCGATGCTACCCTTCTACCATGAGGTAGCTGACCGGGGAGCCCCCATGCACATTAGTCGTTACTACCTGGCGCCCGATTACGTCGGGTAAGCGCCACCGGCAAGCGTATCGCCATGGACGAATTACTTTCAACTATATACGCGAATATATCTGGTAATATTCGTCCCGAAGGGATGCGCGCTGGAACGTTGCGTCAGACGTAAGCCGACAATATAGCTACCCCGTTCATTCGCCCTCCTCCTCAGCCGGCGAGGCGCGCGGCTCGGCCGGACGCGCGCTCCTGATCGCGGTAGTAGCGGACGGCGGCCTGGACGGAGCGGTGCAGCGAGTGGCGCATGGCGGCCTCGATAGGAACGCCTTGCAGCGAGGCTTCGGTGAGATAGCCCGCCCGCAACCCGTGCGCCGAAACCCGAGCCGCGTCGATGCCGGCACGCGCGGCCCGCGCCTTGACGATGGCGTTGACCGCATGGCCGGACAATGCGCCCTCGCCCACCGCCCCCCAGCGATCGATGGCGCGGAAGATCGGGCCTTCGCGTGTGCCGGGCCGCACAGCGCCGAGCGCCGCGATCCAGGCCTCGAGGTGGGCCTGCGCCCGCCCCGTCACCACGAGGAAGGTGTCGTCCTCGGCCGACGTCGTCTTCGTGCGGCCGAGGATGATGGCAAGCCCGTGCGCCGCTTGCGCCGGCGCATCGACGAGCGCCGCGCCGCGCGCCCCGTCCTGCTCCAGGCGGACCACCCGTTCCAGCCGCAGGAGGCCGAGCTCGGAGCGCCGCCGCCCGCCCGTGGCGAAGGCGACGAGCAGCAGCGTGCGGTCGCGCAGCTCGCGCAGGGACAGGGCGTCGCCGGGCAGCGGATCGGCCCCGATCATCCGGTCGAGAAGGGCGCGCGTCACCGCCGTCTCGCTGTGGCGTTGCCGCGGCCGGTCGGCGGCCTTGCGGGCGGCGGCCAGCGTGCGGCGCACCGTGATGGAGGAGAGCGCCGCGTCGAACCCGCGCAGCTGCGCGATGCGCCGCCAGGAGGCGAGACGCCGCGCGACGGTCGCGGGCGCATGGGGCAGGGTCGTGCGCAGCATGCCCTCGGCCACCAGCGCCGCCTCGACCGCGGCCGGCATGCC
This genomic interval carries:
- the nuoK gene encoding NADH-quinone oxidoreductase subunit NuoK; the protein is MTLASVLIVAAGLVGIGLYGALSQQSFVMLMMGIELMLNGALLATLGFWSFALGGAPEGQLLAILIMAVMAVEMAVGFALVVAVYRARQADVIESLGTLKE
- a CDS encoding NADH-quinone oxidoreductase subunit J family protein translates to MAVTDILFIALSALALWAGWRVFRVDSMVRASFWLMLSFFAVGGIALLLSAPYIGVATVFMMAVEMMVMALFMVMFMMNPAGLNPMQMVHQHRLSIAAGALAFAGLAAAVLLTELPSDPVAADTRVVHDLGIELLGSSMLIFETAGVTLLATMVAAVILSARSGRYGDAWEGAVPPGLEPGGTPAGRVPDEEGGHHAHHGHDDGGHGHGGHHHGGHA
- a CDS encoding integrase produces the protein MSVADALVDLLPVATADRLAGHLTAGDVETLRDLVRASVPDNTVRAVVSDLAYLEAWHRAARGAPLAWPPADGDGLAFIAHHLFRAEERAVRGDGYGMPAAVEAALVAEGMLRTTLPHAPATVARRLASWRRIAQLRGFDAALSSITVRRTLAAARKAADRPRQRHSETAVTRALLDRMIGADPLPGDALSLRELRDRTLLLVAFATGGRRRSELGLLRLERVVRLEQDGARGAALVDAPAQAAHGLAIILGRTKTTSAEDDTFLVVTGRAQAHLEAWIAALGAVRPGTREGPIFRAIDRWGAVGEGALSGHAVNAIVKARAARAGIDAARVSAHGLRAGYLTEASLQGVPIEAAMRHSLHRSVQAAVRYYRDQERASGRAARLAG
- a CDS encoding NADH-quinone oxidoreductase subunit N; its protein translation is MPVGDLAPEIAVLLTAAAALLFASFVSRSWHWFSAVIALSGLTVAAILLAQQVGRTGTTFSGTWAIDGASVWARFAILGASGLCIMISPGWFATDRRHGEVYTMFLLSTLGAMALAGAADLLQLVVAVLLSSVTGYTLAAYHRGWAISVEAGMKYFLVGALANAVLVTGVVLVTGMAGATGYEPLASAFAAGLEASPLLLAGLAMVVVGIAYKLGAVPAHAWVPDVAEGAPVPAAAFLTIVPKIGAAVALARLVAVVPPDALPIRSLVAILAAATMTLGNLAALWQDDVRRLIGWSSVSQAGYVMMAVAVIGLDAGAVHALLAMVGAYALANLAAFAVVADLRGRTALVDYRGLFAARPLDALVLTLAFLSLVGIPPTVGFFGKFTVFSVTIGAGYGWLTLVAAVNTAVSLAYYGRVLKHAAFEEPAGTMARLDSATLTGVVASGAAIVALGLAAGPVLGGLVDATLLP
- a CDS encoding NADH-quinone oxidoreductase subunit L, which produces MMLALVAALPVLSGFALVLAVPERSRALAAAAGLVLALVVALAAAVAIADARLAIVWTGALGLHAGLTPLSAVMLVLVPLVALPVTVHAALNEEEPALARLVGLMLVFVGGMELVVMADDLLTLLIGWEVIGAASWALVAHRWRDSHAVSSGAWAFLVTRTGDVGLFLAVMVLFAATGSLGFEALGELAGWPLALAASGLLVSAAAKAGQVPFSPWLFRAMDAPASVSALLHAATLVAAGAYLVARVEPHLAGTGFGDVAIAVGLVTAIAGGVVAMLQNHVKKLLAASTSAQLGLMFVAAGAGYPAVAILHLVAHALYKAPLFLAAGLAHEIRGTYALHRLGLGRSTPLLALAALAPALALAGVPPLGGAWTKEEIVSAAGHASLWLSLLVTLAGGLSAAYATRYQRLAFGRGAETPRDRLPSVAALAPILALSAASLGLAVLWLPAVSERVARWLGGEVPAGTVLELVLSLALVAVGIVFGLALAARAPRLGAEGRSAAFSDWLGLPWLLEHAIARPVQGLAHHLGRIDDRALDALPRAVRDASAAVPQRLAAVDNAVVDGGVRLAAALWRWLARVLDRFGELGAEGLPSGSAFLVGLAGAEARRVQTGFSHHYYVILVAGLLAAVAVLAIGA
- a CDS encoding complex I subunit 1 family protein, encoding MSLAAVPALFVFLALGAALAAVLDAMARAAVAGAPVAQAAGAPFRVGRALLARQTISTEAPDRANWRLAPAWYGALAAVGLSVVPFADGLALVQLPSGIVLWGAVEALTVVVVFLHGWSPNAPFPLIGAYRYVATGLPVMLPSMFALIAAALPARSLDVVAIVESQRGMWNLVPQPLGLPLFLIVGLSLTLRGPMDYADSADLSGGTSAEDSGAARALWQAARLAMLVSFAAMGATVFLGGHLGPVLPGPLWLALKTAIVMALLVALTHLVPRMPVSRMVTLLWVVLLPLSFLHLLQAGLAALWL
- a CDS encoding complex I subunit 4 family protein, producing MLTLAIFLPLAGALVLLTAPGLTERTLRQLAVALAAVPFLLLLVAWTRFDTGGAAFQLVEEAPWVPALGVAWRVGVDGISLALALMTALVFLAAVAWPMERAERVRQYYAWFLFLEAMSLGLFLTLDLLFFYVFFDLSLVGMFFLIGRWGHGERQAAALKFFIYTFVGSLAILLAIIALVLSTDPLTFDMRTLIAEQPLAGAGPMATLVFLGFVAGFAIKTPLFPVHTWLPPAHVDAPGPASAILAAVLLKMGTYGMVRMPLQMLPEAFAAYALPLAVLALVSILWGALVAFGQTSIKRRIAYTSVNHMGYTVLGIAAAGALLSGEEAARQLALTGAVVEMVAHGLITGALFLIAGGIWARAGTYEMDRFGGLAAVAPKLTVATVVAAFASLGLPGLAGFVAEVQIFVGTFAVFPWLAAIGLLGILVTAALFLTMLRQVFFGPLAQERRAFPDVGRVELAVLAGMMALVILIGVYPTWLLDMVNAATGAIVASAAPANGG